Below is a genomic region from Candidatus Binatia bacterium.
CGATCTCGTCGGACGGCCCGCTCGCTCCGCGGCCGAGGATGCGTCCGTGCTCGTCCCCGACGACCGCGACGGTCGAGCTCTGGCCCCCGTCGATTCCCGCGGCCAGCATCGTCACCCCGGACTCTCGAGCAGCGCACGCGCGAACTCGTCCGCCGCCGATTCACGCTCGCTACGATCGCGCAACCGCGGCACGTCGTGGATCGCTTCGCGGTGATGGTAGAGCTCGTGCCCGACCGCGAGTGCGACGAACTCGCCGAGCTGCGCGGCCGGCAGCCGAGCAGCGACCGCGAGATTGAGCCGAATCTCCGGGACGGACGGATCGTACTCGGAGCGCAGCTCCGCGCCGCCCCAATCGCCGAGCTCCGCGAAACGCACGGCGACGCGGTAGGACCGCGCGAGTTCGAGCGCCGTCGTCACAGCGGGACGCCGTCGTCGATCAGTTGCGCGCGCAGTTCGCTGCCGTCGACGTTTCCGACGAGCGTTGCGCGTTCGCACGCCAGCGCCGCTGCCGTTCCCGCGGCTTGGCCGAGCGTCATCACGGTCGGCGTGAGCCGCGTCGAGGCGAGGGCCTCGTGCGTCGTCGAGATGCAGCGGCCGGCCACGAGCAGCTGCTCGCGATTGACCGGGAGAAGGCAACGGTACGGAATCTCGTAGCTCTCCCCCGGCGCGAGGCGGTGCGTGGACGTTCCACTGCCGCTTGGATTGTGCAGATCGATCGGATACGCGCTGCGCGCGACGGCATCCTCGAACTTGCGTCCGTGCAGCACATCGTCGCGCGTCAGCGTGTAACGGCCGACGATGCGGCGCGACTCGCGGATGCCGATCTGCGTGCCGGTCGCCGCGATGCGCGCGTTTTGAAATCCCGGGACGCGGCTGCGAAAGAAGTCGAGCAGCTGCATCGCCTGGAGCCGCGACTCGACCTCCGCTCGCGTCAGATCGTCGGGATCGAGCGGGTCGACGTCAACGACGCGCGTCATGTTGACGGTGACCTCGTCGGGATACGGCGAGATGAAGAACGACACGAGCTCGCGCGGCACGTCCACGAGGCCGTCGTCGCGCGCGCGCTGCCACAGCGAGTAGAGCCCCGCGACGGCCGTGAGTGCCGGAGCCGTGATATGCTGCGCGTCGAGCGAGCTGCGAATCTCTTCGGGATGCTCGCGGAGATACGCGGCCAACTCGGTCATGTCGACGTGACTGACGCGAAAGATCAAGGTGGCGGGCTGCACTCGCCCGCGCTCGTCACCCTGCTGCGTCGGAACGCCGGCCGAGGCCGCGACGAGCGCGTCGGCCGTCGCGTCGATAACGACGGAGGCGCGATGCTCCCGCGGCCCGCCGATCGTCGCGAACGTCGCTCCCGTTACGCTCTCGCCCTCGACCGACGCCGACAGGAAGTACGCGTGGAGCAGCAGCGACACGCCGGCCTCGCGCATCATCTCGAAGAGCAGCGCCTTGTGAACCTCCGGATCGAACGGCGTAATCGTCGCGACGTAGTCCGAGGAGTCGGGGAGATGCCCGGGAGAGGCGCCCTTGCGTATCAGACGGTCGACCATTTCCTGCGCTATGCCGCCGACGATGCGCTCGTTCCCGGAATGAAACGTCATCCACGGCCCAACCATGGCCGCCGTCGCGGTGCCGCCGAGAAAACCGTAGCGCTCGACGAGCAGCGTTCGCGCGCCGTGCCGCGCGGCCGCAAGCGCGGCGGCGCAACCGGCATTGCCGCCGCCGACGACGAGCACGTCCATGCGCCGCGATTCGTCGCCGCGCAGAGCAGGCCATTTCCGCGCGCTCCACAATAACCGCACATGCAAGTTCCTATTGCTTCCCAGGAACGCAATTGGGCGATGGCGGCGCACCTCAGCGCGCTCGCCGCTATAGCAGGCCTACCCTTCGGTCACGTGCTCGGTCCGCTCATCGTCTACCTGGTCAAGGGCCACGAGTCGGAGTTCGTCGGCGAGCATGCGAAGGCGTCGCTGAACTACCAGATCACGATCTCGATTCTCGGGCTCGTCGCGATCCTGGTCGCGATCGCAATGAGCCTGAGCTTCCTGATAAGCTCGACGTCCGAAAGCTCGAATATGGGCCCGGCGATCGGCTTCGGCGTGCTCTGGATCGCGATCGGCATCGCGGCCGTGCTGTTGCTCCTGTTCTCACTCATCTTCATCATCCTGGGAACGATCGCGGCGAACGAAGGCCGCCCGTACACGTACCCCTTCGCCATCCGCTTCTTGCGTTAGGAGCCGCCGATGTTGATGCAACGAGTCAAGCCGCTGGCACGAATCCTCGCGGAGGGAAGCGACGAGCAGCACGGCCTGAAGCGCTCGCTGGGACCGTGGGCGCTCACCGCGATGGGCATCGGCGCGATCATCGGCACGGGCATCTTCGTCTTAACGGGGGTCGCGTCGGCGACGCGCGCGGGCCCGTCGCTGACGATCTCGTTCGTCGTGGCGGGCATCGTGAGCGCGCTGGCGGCGCTCTGCTATGCGGAGGTTTCGAGCAAAGTCCCGATCTCCGGCAGTGCGTATACCTATACGTATGCGACGATGGGCGAATTCCTAGCCTGGATCGTCGGGTGGGGTCTGGTCCTCGAATACGCGCTCGGCGCATCGACCGTCAGCGTCGGATGGTCCGGGTACTTCACGTTTATTTTGCACACGCTGTTCAATTGGGACATCCCGCAGGCCTGGCAGCACAGCCATTGGGACGCCACTCCAGGGATCGCGAACCTTCCCGCGGCCGGCATCATCTTCTTGATCACGGCCCTGCTCGTGCGCGGAACGAAAGAATCCGGCACGGTGAACGCGGTGATCGTCACGATCAAGTTGGCCGTCGTGCTCTTCTTCATCGCGATCGGACTCGGCCACATCAATCCGGCGAACTATCACCTTCCGCCCGGACCGCAAACCGGCCTCGGCGGCTACTTCCCGTTCGGGATCGCCGGGATGCTCGGCGGCGCGTCGTTCATCTTCTTTGCCTACATCGGCTTCGACGCGGTCTCGACAACCGCCGAAGAGGCGCGGAACCCCTCAAAGGATCTGCCCTTCGGCATCATCATGAGCTTGATCATCTGCACGCTCCTTTACATCGTCGTGGTCGCTATCCTCAACGGCATGGTGCCGTTTAATACGCTCAACGTGAACTTCCCGGTCGCGTACGCGGTAGATAGCGTCGGACTCGCGTGGGCGGGCGTAGTCATTTCGTTCGGGGCGATCGCGGGGCTGACGACTGTGTTGCTCGTGATGATGTACGGCCAGACGCGTATCTTTTACGCGATGTCGCGCGACGGATTGATTCCGCCGCTCTTCGTGAAGCTGCACCCCGCTTGGCGCACGCCCTGGATCTCGCAGATCCTGTTCGGCGTGCTCATCGCCGCCGCCGGCGCGTTTTTTCCAATCAGCATCCTGGGATCGCTCACGAACATGGGGACGCTCGCGGCGTTCGTGCTCGTCTCCGTTGCGGTCCCGGTCCTTCGCACGCGCCATCCCGAGTTGAAGGGCGCGTTCACGCTCCCGTTCGGGCCGTATATCATTCCAACGCTGTCAGCGATCACCGCGCTCTTCCTGATCTATTTCCTGCGGCAGGGCAACCCGCTCGTGTGGGGCTTCTTCCCGCTCGTATGGCTAGGGTTCGTGATCTGGTTTGGCGCCGGCCTAATCTTCTATTTCTCGTATGGGCGCCAGAAGAGCACCGTCGCGCTCGAGCAGACGGAAGGTTTAGCCGTCGCACAGCCGCCGGTAAACTAGCGACATGAGCCACGAAGACCGTTTAGAAAATCTCCGGAAGGAGGTCACCGGTGCCGACGACACGGGGATGATCGCCAACGAAGAGTTCATCGCAGAGGCCGAGACGCTGCCCGTCGTTCCACACGAGGATCTTCACGCAGCGCTGCCGCGCGAGCATCCGGCTCACTCGGTGATCGACGCGCTGCATGCGGAGATGCGCTCACCGTCGCCCGACCGTCGTAAGATCGAAGCCCACGTTGGCCAGCTTCGCGGAATCCCCGAGCTCGAGGCGACGATCGTCAGCTGGTGGGAGAAGCCGGCGGTGCAGCGCGTGATCGGCGACCTCGGCCAAATCGGCTTGTAGTTTTCCTTCGCTATTGACAGGCGAGCCGCACGATGAGCGGTTCGTTGGCGCTCGACGTGGCTTGGTTGCCGACGCTCCACAGCGTGGTTCCGACGCGTGCGATCGCGTGGAGCTCGTCCTCCAGCGCACCGGGGTTCGGGCTCGTGGCGATGCGCCACGCTTTGCCGTTCCAGTGTTCGGACAACGTCTTCGGAAGGAAGTTGTTGGGATCGATGTACGAGCCGACAGACCATAGGTCGTTTGCCGCTAAGGCCGCGATGCCGGCGAGATCGCTTCCGTGCGTGCCCTTGTTGGGGCTCGAAACGATCTGCCACGACGAGCCCGTCCACCGTTCGACGAGCGTGCTCGTTTCGTAGGTCCCATAGCTCTCGCTCGATCCGACGGCCCAAACGTCGTTCGCGTCGATCGCGACGAGCGCTCCAAGCCCGCTGTACAGAGCGTGCGGCCCGTTGAGGCTGGGGATGACCTGCCACGTTTTGCCGTTCCATCGCTCGACGAGCGTCTGCAACGTGTTGCCGCCGTCGTTCGACGTCGAGCCGACTGCCCAGATATTCTTCGCCGAGACGATCGCGAGCTTGGAGAGGCCGTTGTAGCTCGCGCCGGGACTAGGGCTAAACACGACCTTCCAGGCCTTGCCGTTCCAGTGCTCGACGAGCGTTTGCTGATTGCCGGCAAGATTGTAGAAGAAGCCGACGGCCCAGATGTCCGTGGGCGATACGGCCTTGACGTCGCCCAGTCCGCTGAGCTGTCCGGGGCTCGGATTCGTAACTACTTTCCACGACTTGCCGTCCCAGTGCTCGATCAGCGTGCGAGTCTGCGCCGTCGGCGTCGGGTTGGATATGCCGACCGCCCAGGCGTCGCTGGAAGACAGCGCCGCAACGGCGACGAGGTCGTTATCCCCGGTGCCCACGTTTGGGGTTTGCACGAGGCTCCAGGCGGAGCCGTTCCAGCGTTCCGCAAGCGTGCGAAACGACGACGACGACTGTTGGTAGTTGCCGACGGACCAGATGTCGCCGGGCGCGTCACCGGCGACGCCGTAGAGGTACGCGTTCGTCGACCCTGGATTGGCGGCGGTGACCAGTTGCCAGTGGCATCGCGCGTGCAGTTGCGCCGCCGATCGCGCGGGCAGCTGGAACGATTGCGGCGACGCGCGATTGGGCAGCGTCGCGCTGGAGCAGCCCGAGAGAATTGCCAGCACGGTCGGCCAGATTGACGCACGCAGCCAAACCCTCATGCTCCGTTGCGTAGCACGGAAACGTTAGGAAAGCGTGAAGCTAAGCCGAGCGGGCGACGAGAAGCAGCGTCACACCTTCGTCGGGGCGGCAGCCTTCCGTCTCTTCTGCCGCGAGCGCCGCGGCCTGTTCCGCGCTCGTGAGCCCCTCGAACGCTGCAATGCGCCCACCGCGAAGGACGTACAGTGCGGGTAACGCGCGGCCGACGTCGCCGAATTCCGTGGCGCTCTCGATCGCGGCGCGAACGCGCGCTTCGATCTCTCCGGCCGTCGTGCGCACGAGCACGGGATCGCGCAGCGCCAGCCGCACTACGCCGCGCTCGTCCAGCACGCGCACGTCGCGCGCCGTGCGCACTCGCCCGAACCGTCCGCGCTGCATAGTGCTGCGCGCATAGCCGCTCAGCGAGTCCGTCAGTTCGAGCGGTTCGAGCTGCGCGGGATCGCAGTCGAGCGACTGCGCGGCGGCGAGCCGGCGCTCGTCCTCGCTCGCCGTCCCGCCGGCTGCGGACTCCAGCAATGCGGTGGCACCCGAGGCGGCGGCGGTCACGCGGCTGCGCTGCGTGTCGATTTCGACCTCCACCTCGACGGAGTCCGGCGACGCGCCGGCGGCGATCACGCGGTCCGCCGCCTCGCGCCGGATCGCAGCGATCTCGTGCGGCGTTGGCGCGAAGATCGTTCGCTCGACGACGTCGCGCACGAGCGCCAGCGCGACGCCGACCGGCGCGATCACCTCCGCGTCGCGCGCGATCCGATGCGGAAGCCGCATCGCCGCGGCCAGCGCCGGAACGAGTGCCCCCGCGGCCCCGCCTCCGCCGACGATCGTGATGCGCTGCGGCTCGAACGCGTAGTCCGCGATCAGTGGATCGATCGTCCGGCGCAGCTTCTCGACTGCGATCGCCAGCGCGCTGCGCGCGAGCTCGGCGCCGTCGCCGCCGACGTGCCGTGCGAGCAGGTCGAAGGCCAGCCGCGCGCTCTCCGCGTTCCCGCGCGCGAACGCGCCCTCGGGAACGCTGCCCAGCAGGTTCGCAGCGCACGTCGCCGTGATCGCAACGCGCGCTCCGTCGCGCGTAACGAGCACGGCGTAGTCGGCCTGGTCCTGCGGCGTGGGCGCGATGCACTCGATGCGCGCTCCCTCGAGCGTCTGTGGCGCGACGAACGTCGCGTACGCGCAGCCGGCGATGTGCGCGCTGCGCGGCCCGATGTCGCGAACGCCGCCCTCGTGGATGCGTAGCATGCTCCCGCCGCCGATCCCCAGCGTCCGAACGTCGAGCGTGCGCAGCATCGTGCGGTGACCGCCGATGCGCGCGGGACGCATCTGCGGGCGTCCGGCGCGAATCGCCGAGCAGTCCGAGCTCGTCCCTCCCACCTCGACGAAGACGCCCTCGCTCAAGCGCTCGTACAGCAGCGCGCCCGCGATGCCCGCGGCGGGCCCCGAGAGCAGCGTCAGGATCGGACGCCGCTCGATCTCGCCGACGTCCATCACGCCGCCGTCGCTGCGCATCACCATCAGCGGCGCGGGAATCGCGGCCCGCTCGACGGCGTCGGCCGTCATCCGCGCCGTGCGGAGCATCTTGGGGAGGATCGCCGCGTTGAGCGCCGCGGTGCGCGTGCGCGCGCGCAGGCCGTACGCGGCGCTCACGTCGTGTCCGCTCGTCGCGTCTACGCCGCGCTCGCGCGCGTACGCGACGGCACGGTTTTCACCGCCGGGCCGGTCGACGCCGAAGCTCTCGCTCGCGGCGATCGCCTGCGCGCCGCCGGAGATCAACCGCTCGACGCCCTCGCGCATCGCTCGTTCGTCGCCGGCGCTCGCGAACGTAAACGCGGGCGCGAAGCTCGCGCCCGAGCCGAGCGCCAGCGCGCCGAAGCGCATCTGCCGCCGCGAAAGCCACGCCAAACCGTCGACGAGGCCGAGCACGCCGACCGGCGCGAGGTCGCCCTCGAGCAGCGCGTTCGTGGCCTGCGTCGTCGAATGGGCGATGAACCCGACGCTGCCAGAGTCGACGCCGGATTCCGTCAGCAGCTGCTCGATGCCGGAGACGATTCCGGCTGCGACGCCCTCGCCTGCACCGTGGCTCGTCGGTACCTTCACGGCGGCGACGAGCTCGCGCGTAGCCGCGTCGATCGCGACGACGTCGGTGAACGTTCCGCCGACGTCGATGCCGACGCGCAGCCGCGGCGCCGGATTCATGGCAACCACTCGGCAACGAGGACGTGCGTGACGATGACGAGCTCCACGTGGCCGTCGCTCTCGTATGGCTCGAAAAGGACGAGCAGATCGCGGCGCAGCGCGTCGGCCGCATCGCCCGAGCCGGGCAGATACGACGACGAGGCCGCGCGCCCGAGCAGCGCGTCGCGGTCGAGCCGCTGCGCCGAGTACGCTTGCGCTCGCGTTACGATCGCACGAGGAAACTCGGTGAACGTCGCCAGCGCGCGCGCGCGCCGCGCCTCCGTGTCGTCGATCGCATGGGCCCGAACGAGGTCGCCGTACGCGGCGGTGAACGCGTCAGTCTCATCGCGTTCGTATTGCAACAAGACCGCGCGCTTCCGCGCGACGCGGCGGAATTCGCTCATCGCGGCCGGCGTCGCAAACCAGTGAAAGGCCTGGCACGCGACCACGGCGTCGACGCTGGCGTCGGTCAAGTGCGTTCGCTCGGCGGTGCCGTCGCGCCACTCGACGCCGGGATGCGGCTCGGCCTTGGCGCGCATGCGCGCGTCCGGCTCGATCGCGATCACCGTTGCGCCGCGCTCCGCGAAGAGCCGCGCGGAGATTCCCGTTCCGGCGCCGACGTCGGCGATCGTGAGGGCGCGCGGATCGCCCAGGCCCGCGAGCGCCGCGTCGATGGCCGCGGGTGGATAGTTTGGCCGGAACGCCGCGTACGCAGACGCGCGCGAACCGAAGCGCTGCGTCGAGTCCATCACCCCTGCGCCGGCGGCACGAACGGGGCGGCGAGTCGTACCTCGACGAACCGTCCGGCGCGTTCGATCTCGAAGACGTGCGCCTTCCCGTCGTAGGCACGTTGTTGCGCCTGATACGTCCCGTAGCGCCACCAGTCGAGGCCGTCGATCTTCTCGACGACGTCGCCGGAGCGCAGTCCCGCGTCGTAGGCGGGGCCGCCGGCGCGTACGTACGCGCGCATGTTACCGTCGCTGCTCGTGAATAAGGAATAAAAGTACGTGGGCGCCGCGCCGGGGTGGGCTGCGACGCCGGACTCGAACAGAGATCCAGCGCGGACCGGCTCGGCAATCGTCCAGCCGCGCAAACGCGACACGCCCCGTAACGCCAGGTCGCGCGCCGCGGCGTCCGATGGCGGCGGCGTGACGATCTCGTGATCGTGCCACTCGTTGACGATCCAGCCACCGCAGTCTTCGAGGCGCAAACCGACGTCCACGTCGTCGCCCTCGATCAGCGTAAAGGTCGACGCAGTCACCCACACGTACGCCGCGTAGCGCTTGTGCGTGCAGTCGCTCGCGTTCGGATCCTCGTGCAGGCGTACCGGGCGCCACGGACCCGTCGCGAGCGCTGCGGCCGCCGCATCTGCCGCGGCGCGGCCGAGCGTCGATCCGTCGTCGTCGACGGCCAGGACGCCGCGCGCCTGCGGCGGCGCGTAGAAGCCCGGCAGCATTTCCTGCGCGCTCGCGGGGTGCAACGCGGATGCGAACGCGCGCACTCCGAAGAGGGCGGACGAGCCGAGCACGACCGCCAGCGTCGCAGCGATCGCGACGCCCGTCTGGTACGGCAGCGTGCGCTTCGTGATCGTGTCGATCGGCACGCCGGTGAAGTTCGCGACCCAGACGTTCGCCGTATTGGTCGGATCGCAGACGTTCTGCACCTGCACCACGGCCATAATCGCCGCGACGAGCACGACCGGCGGCAACACGTGCGCCGTCAGCAGCACGGTGAAGATGGCGATGCCGACGCCGAACGGATTGAGCGGTCCGCGATAAAGCACGAGCGGGCTCGCCACGCCGAACACCGCGACGTACGCGATCGGATCGCGCAGCCAGCCTCCCGCGACCAGGGGGCGCAGCGCCTCGACGAACTGCGGCCGCTGCGTCGCGACGAGCAGCATGCCGATGCCCATGAACAGGAGCACCGCGGGCGCGACGTCTTCGAATCCGCGAATCGCCGCCGCGACCAGCCGCTGCACCGCTCGATCCGGGCGCGTCACGACGGCGCCGAAGATCGCCGCGACGATGAACGCCGGCGCGGCGTCGAATCGAAACGCGTAGTAGAGCAGCAGCGGCAAGACAGGCGTGAGCAGCGCGACCGCGGGCACGCGCGGCACCTCCTCGGGCGGCGCCGCAACTGCCCACGTGGCGTAGCCGCGCTCGCGCCGGAAAGAAACCGCAGCGTAAATCAGCAGCGCCAGCGCGTCGAGCACGGCCAGTACGAGCGCATAGTGCATCAGTTCCGGGCGTTCGACGCCGAAATACTTCGTGTAGAAGGTCCAGTTGGCGATGTTGAAGATGAACCCGAGCGCAAACCCCATGAGGAACGTCGTCGCGGCGATCGCGCGCGGAACGCCGGCGGTCAACATGATGGGCAAGACGATCGAGCCTACCATGATGATCCCGCCGAGCCCCGACAGCGACGTGAAGAGTACCGCCACGATCGTGCTGAGCACCAGCGTCAGCGCAAACGGCTGCTCTCCGCCGTACTCCGCCGCGAAGTTGACGATCGTTCGTGCGATGCCGGTCTCGATCGTCACGCGGCCCAGCAGCGCGCCGAACACGACTGCGACGTACACCGGCGCGAGCGCCACGGCGCCGCCCGTGACGATGCCGCCCAGGTCTCCCACCGGCACGCGCGCCGCCAGCGACATCGCGATCGCCATGCACGGCACCGCGACGATCGCCGGCATCCAGCGCAGATACATCGCCAGCGCGAAGAACGCGAAGACGACGAGGATTAAGATACTCAGGGCGGCAGGATCTCGTCCAGCGGCGGGAGCGTCTTGGTTCGCGCGTACTGCGCGTTTGCGCGATAGAACTCGTCGGCCAGGTCGATGGCCTTTTGCGCCGCGAGATGATAGCGCTCCAGGTTGCTCGCGAGGTGCCCGTCGCGGCTCTCGTAGCGCCACGCTCGCGCGTACAGCGGCGCGAGCTCTTCGTACGCGTCGCGCAGCTCCCACATCCAATACTTGCACCAAAGCAGGTCGCGCTCGGTCGCGTCGGGATCCGTCGCGGCGCGCGCGAGCGCGTCGGCGTACATCGCCCGGACCTCGCGGCCGATCTGGACCTTGCGGCCGAGCGCGTCGTAGCGGCGCGCCGCGAGGAACATCACGAACGCCGCGTTCGCGTGCAGCGGCGGCGCGGCAAAATACAGCGACTGCTCGGCGCTCTCGGCCGCGAGCCGAGCCGCGCGGGCGCTCGGCGGCGACACCTGCGCGGCGAGCGCCGGATCGAACGCACCGCTCCAGAAGAGCGCATCGGTCTGCGCGGGAGCCGCGAACGCGGGGGGCTCGAGCAGCGCGAGCGCGTCGCCGAGCTCGCGAACGCTTTGCGCGTAGCGCGGATCGTCAACGCCGAAAAACGCGCCGGGAAAGTCGGCCGCAAACCGCTCCCCCGGGACGTCGCCGGCTTGCCATGCGGAGGCGGCAGCATAGATCACGGGATACCAGGTCGCCTCGTACAGCGTCTCGCCGTCGTCGTGCCACACAGTCTGGAACAGGCCGAGCACGCGTGCCGCTTTGCCCTCGTCGATGAACCGCCGCTCGTTGTCCAGCGCGCGGCCGACGTAGGGAAAGATCTCGTTCCAGTTACTCGCGCCGGGCGCGACCATCTGTTGGAAACCGCCGCCCGCGATCGTTGCGATGTAGCGCTCGAAGCTGGGCTCGGCGCCGTAGTGCCAGTTCACGACGACCGCCGTCGCCGGAATCAGCTTCATAATGCCGGGATCGCCCTCGATACCGTCATCCCATAGCATGATCCGCGCGCCCGACGGCGCGATCAGGCGGTCCATCGCGACGATGTGATCGGCGTACGCCTGCGAGCGGCCCCGCGCCGCCACGTAGGCCTGCGTCTGACCCTGGCCCAGCGTCGCCGTCTCGTCGGACCCGATGTGGAAGAACGGCGGCCGGCCCACGGCGGCGAGCTCCTGCGACACAATGCGCGCGAGGTATTGCGACGACTGCGCAACGTTGGGCGACAGCAGAAACGCGTGCGGCAGCTCTGCCGCGCCGGCGTATTGCTCGACGCGCAGCGTGTTGTGCATGTGCGCGAAGCTCTGCTGCTCGGGGATCAGCGCAACGTGAAACCGGCTCGCGTAGCCCGCCAGCGCCCGCAGCTGTGCCGGCGTGATGCCATCGAGCGGCGCCGGCAAAGGATCGGTCGGGCTGACGAAGACGTGCTCCATGTACGGCGAGTAG
It encodes:
- a CDS encoding FAD-dependent oxidoreductase, with the protein product MDVLVVGGGNAGCAAALAAARHGARTLLVERYGFLGGTATAAMVGPWMTFHSGNERIVGGIAQEMVDRLIRKGASPGHLPDSSDYVATITPFDPEVHKALLFEMMREAGVSLLLHAYFLSASVEGESVTGATFATIGGPREHRASVVIDATADALVAASAGVPTQQGDERGRVQPATLIFRVSHVDMTELAAYLREHPEEIRSSLDAQHITAPALTAVAGLYSLWQRARDDGLVDVPRELVSFFISPYPDEVTVNMTRVVDVDPLDPDDLTRAEVESRLQAMQLLDFFRSRVPGFQNARIAATGTQIGIRESRRIVGRYTLTRDDVLHGRKFEDAVARSAYPIDLHNPSGSGTSTHRLAPGESYEIPYRCLLPVNREQLLVAGRCISTTHEALASTRLTPTVMTLGQAAGTAAALACERATLVGNVDGSELRAQLIDDGVPL
- a CDS encoding DUF4870 domain-containing protein; this translates as MQVPIASQERNWAMAAHLSALAAIAGLPFGHVLGPLIVYLVKGHESEFVGEHAKASLNYQITISILGLVAILVAIAMSLSFLISSTSESSNMGPAIGFGVLWIAIGIAAVLLLLFSLIFIILGTIAANEGRPYTYPFAIRFLR
- a CDS encoding amino acid permease → MLMQRVKPLARILAEGSDEQHGLKRSLGPWALTAMGIGAIIGTGIFVLTGVASATRAGPSLTISFVVAGIVSALAALCYAEVSSKVPISGSAYTYTYATMGEFLAWIVGWGLVLEYALGASTVSVGWSGYFTFILHTLFNWDIPQAWQHSHWDATPGIANLPAAGIIFLITALLVRGTKESGTVNAVIVTIKLAVVLFFIAIGLGHINPANYHLPPGPQTGLGGYFPFGIAGMLGGASFIFFAYIGFDAVSTTAEEARNPSKDLPFGIIMSLIICTLLYIVVVAILNGMVPFNTLNVNFPVAYAVDSVGLAWAGVVISFGAIAGLTTVLLVMMYGQTRIFYAMSRDGLIPPLFVKLHPAWRTPWISQILFGVLIAAAGAFFPISILGSLTNMGTLAAFVLVSVAVPVLRTRHPELKGAFTLPFGPYIIPTLSAITALFLIYFLRQGNPLVWGFFPLVWLGFVIWFGAGLIFYFSYGRQKSTVALEQTEGLAVAQPPVN
- a CDS encoding hydantoinase/oxoprolinase family protein; this encodes MNPAPRLRVGIDVGGTFTDVVAIDAATRELVAAVKVPTSHGAGEGVAAGIVSGIEQLLTESGVDSGSVGFIAHSTTQATNALLEGDLAPVGVLGLVDGLAWLSRRQMRFGALALGSGASFAPAFTFASAGDERAMREGVERLISGGAQAIAASESFGVDRPGGENRAVAYARERGVDATSGHDVSAAYGLRARTRTAALNAAILPKMLRTARMTADAVERAAIPAPLMVMRSDGGVMDVGEIERRPILTLLSGPAAGIAGALLYERLSEGVFVEVGGTSSDCSAIRAGRPQMRPARIGGHRTMLRTLDVRTLGIGGGSMLRIHEGGVRDIGPRSAHIAGCAYATFVAPQTLEGARIECIAPTPQDQADYAVLVTRDGARVAITATCAANLLGSVPEGAFARGNAESARLAFDLLARHVGGDGAELARSALAIAVEKLRRTIDPLIADYAFEPQRITIVGGGGAAGALVPALAAAMRLPHRIARDAEVIAPVGVALALVRDVVERTIFAPTPHEIAAIRREAADRVIAAGASPDSVEVEVEIDTQRSRVTAAASGATALLESAAGGTASEDERRLAAAQSLDCDPAQLEPLELTDSLSGYARSTMQRGRFGRVRTARDVRVLDERGVVRLALRDPVLVRTTAGEIEARVRAAIESATEFGDVGRALPALYVLRGGRIAAFEGLTSAEQAAALAAEETEGCRPDEGVTLLLVARSA
- a CDS encoding class I SAM-dependent methyltransferase, whose translation is MDSTQRFGSRASAYAAFRPNYPPAAIDAALAGLGDPRALTIADVGAGTGISARLFAERGATVIAIEPDARMRAKAEPHPGVEWRDGTAERTHLTDASVDAVVACQAFHWFATPAAMSEFRRVARKRAVLLQYERDETDAFTAAYGDLVRAHAIDDTEARRARALATFTEFPRAIVTRAQAYSAQRLDRDALLGRAASSSYLPGSGDAADALRRDLLVLFEPYESDGHVELVIVTHVLVAEWLP
- a CDS encoding glycoside hydrolase family 20 zincin-like fold domain-containing protein, translating into MAVELAVAAALLHLVPRPARIENLPCPPNGSAVARSISAGFDAAARSEIDERWGALGIGRLRSTASREATISVGRDATLAPQAYRLTVRSGRARIESADAAGAFYAAMTLAQLPVHAQGAWTMPCVRIEDRPALQWRILSDDISRGPLPTMRYFQERIRTIAAFKMNGYSPYMEHVFVSPTDPLPAPLDGITPAQLRALAGYASRFHVALIPEQQSFAHMHNTLRVEQYAGAAELPHAFLLSPNVAQSSQYLARIVSQELAAVGRPPFFHIGSDETATLGQGQTQAYVAARGRSQAYADHIVAMDRLIAPSGARIMLWDDGIEGDPGIMKLIPATAVVVNWHYGAEPSFERYIATIAGGGFQQMVAPGASNWNEIFPYVGRALDNERRFIDEGKAARVLGLFQTVWHDDGETLYEATWYPVIYAAASAWQAGDVPGERFAADFPGAFFGVDDPRYAQSVRELGDALALLEPPAFAAPAQTDALFWSGAFDPALAAQVSPPSARAARLAAESAEQSLYFAAPPLHANAAFVMFLAARRYDALGRKVQIGREVRAMYADALARAATDPDATERDLLWCKYWMWELRDAYEELAPLYARAWRYESRDGHLASNLERYHLAAQKAIDLADEFYRANAQYARTKTLPPLDEILPP